The Deinococcus arcticus genome has a segment encoding these proteins:
- a CDS encoding DUF7832 domain-containing protein, whose protein sequence is MTQGICYDKAKWHYDGDFPADLPPSQGFVHTGMFISWLADHHLLADALQHDAEAIRTREQTGAQVFGRWAGVLTSDMLSDEGNAFARHYYASAAGGGEYLHDYFNLFDELPSIYHVTDTWENYARVAALISDRHAEWRGKP, encoded by the coding sequence ATGACCCAGGGCATCTGCTACGACAAGGCCAAGTGGCACTATGACGGAGATTTTCCGGCAGACCTGCCGCCGTCGCAGGGATTCGTGCACACCGGCATGTTTATCAGCTGGCTGGCGGACCATCACCTGCTGGCAGATGCCCTGCAGCACGACGCCGAGGCAATCCGGACGAGAGAGCAGACGGGCGCCCAGGTATTTGGCCGCTGGGCAGGCGTACTCACCAGCGACATGCTGAGTGACGAAGGCAACGCCTTTGCCCGTCACTATTACGCCTCGGCGGCGGGCGGCGGCGAATATCTGCACGACTACTTCAACCTGTTTGACGAGCTGCCCTCCATTTACCATGTGACCGACACCTGGGAGAATTACGCCCGGGTGGCCGCCCTGATCAGTGATCGGCACGCCGAGTGGCGAGGAAAGCCATGA
- a CDS encoding SRPBCC family protein has translation MTQEDHPTPTDAQAATPDTPSTGAHMPTLERSVMGSVGVALMGAGLRSARPLQKLVLGTVGAGLAAMAATGRNPIATALKIRQGGDGEVLVGDAVTIGRPAAELYAFWRDLEKLPTLMTHLQSVEVLSDTRSRWTVKAPTGEVSWEAEITADEPGRRLAWQSLPGAMVENHGEVLFRAAPGNRGTEVVVRLGYRPPAGTTGAIVARLTGEEPAQQLRDDLMRFKREQETGHAPTTEGQTSGRAAKGGEA, from the coding sequence ATGACACAGGAAGACCACCCCACCCCGACCGATGCCCAAGCCGCCACGCCCGACACCCCCAGCACCGGCGCCCATATGCCCACGCTGGAACGCTCGGTGATGGGCAGCGTGGGTGTGGCCCTGATGGGCGCGGGGCTGCGCAGCGCCCGCCCCCTGCAAAAGCTGGTGCTGGGCACGGTGGGCGCTGGTCTGGCCGCCATGGCCGCCACTGGCCGTAACCCCATTGCCACCGCCCTGAAGATTCGCCAGGGCGGAGACGGTGAGGTGCTGGTGGGCGACGCCGTGACCATTGGTCGCCCGGCTGCTGAGCTGTACGCCTTCTGGCGTGACCTGGAGAAGCTGCCCACACTGATGACCCACCTGCAGAGCGTGGAGGTCCTGAGCGACACCCGCTCGCGCTGGACGGTGAAGGCGCCCACCGGCGAGGTGAGCTGGGAAGCGGAAATCACGGCCGACGAACCGGGCCGACGCCTCGCGTGGCAGTCGCTGCCCGGGGCGATGGTGGAAAACCACGGCGAGGTGCTGTTCCGCGCGGCACCTGGCAACCGGGGCACCGAAGTCGTGGTGCGGCTGGGTTACCGCCCGCCCGCCGGCACGACCGGCGCCATCGTGGCCCGCCTGACTGGCGAGGAACCCGCCCAGCAACTGCGCGACGACCTGATGCGCTTCAAACGGGAACAGGAAACCGGGCACGCGCCCACCACCGAGGGACAGACGAGCGGCCGGGCCGCCAAGGGAGGCGAGGCATGA
- the sufC gene encoding Fe-S cluster assembly ATPase SufC, with protein MTHQLEIRNLHASVGDQPILKGINLVVPRGELHAIMGPNGNGKSTLAKVIVGDPEYTVTEGEVLVDGQNILEMEPDERARLGVFLAFQYPVEIPGVTIANFLRLAMQARKAEGEEVGFAEFYGKLQQALKTLEWDESIVERYLNAGFSGGEKKRNEILQMLMLDPNYIIMDETDSGLDVDALKIVAKGVNSMRGPGLGGLIITHYQRLLDYITPDKVHIIVNGRVVQTGGPELAKKLDTQGYDWVKELATA; from the coding sequence ATGACCCACCAGCTCGAAATCCGCAACCTGCACGCCTCTGTGGGCGACCAACCCATTCTCAAGGGCATCAACCTGGTGGTGCCCCGGGGCGAACTGCACGCCATCATGGGGCCCAACGGCAACGGCAAAAGCACCCTGGCCAAGGTGATTGTGGGCGACCCCGAATACACTGTCACCGAGGGCGAAGTGCTGGTGGACGGCCAGAATATCCTGGAGATGGAGCCCGACGAGCGCGCCCGCCTGGGCGTGTTCCTGGCCTTCCAGTACCCCGTGGAGATTCCGGGCGTGACCATTGCCAACTTCCTGCGTCTGGCCATGCAGGCCCGCAAGGCCGAGGGCGAAGAGGTGGGCTTTGCCGAGTTCTACGGCAAGCTGCAACAGGCCCTGAAGACCCTGGAATGGGACGAGAGCATCGTGGAGCGCTACCTCAACGCGGGCTTTTCTGGCGGCGAGAAGAAGCGCAACGAGATTCTGCAGATGCTGATGCTGGACCCCAACTACATCATCATGGACGAGACCGACAGCGGCCTGGACGTGGACGCGCTGAAGATCGTGGCCAAGGGCGTGAACTCCATGCGCGGGCCCGGTCTGGGCGGGCTGATCATCACCCACTATCAGCGCCTGCTGGATTACATCACCCCCGACAAGGTGCACATCATCGTGAATGGCCGCGTGGTGCAGACGGGCGGCCCCGAACTGGCCAAGAAACTCGACACCCAGGGCTACGACTGGGTGAAGGAACTGGCGACGGCGTAA
- a CDS encoding sensor histidine kinase, translating into MRLWPPALGRRDLLLAALPGVLSTALLLAAFAPAQRTLANPNNSWTAYSYDSLLNRVHLYALAQRDPRATPEQVQARRDQALSSLSSRAAMENEFQELPTLEAEAGYRMEELRDLLRRGRPADTAEALAIAQALNAAAHIRLNELRGELLRTLKLIKTTVVLTALLTGLISTLLIARALAGARQAQHARQAREAQHKEALGMAAHELRRPLQALLLATDALRGQDNLRAREKLLRIIEEQAAFLAARTELERLDGMYVNISPRPQSTDLAALLTGLESERVRLRRPAGPVNWTVDGAQVRQVVENLVENALRYSAGPVLVVLCAPTEAGGPQIRVLDRGPGLPPEQREAVFDPGHQRPRVASGRGLGLPLARRLARANGADLTLHEAQGGGLEARVEFGRR; encoded by the coding sequence ATGCGGCTGTGGCCCCCGGCGCTGGGCCGGCGCGACCTGTTGCTGGCCGCGCTGCCGGGGGTGCTGTCCACCGCGCTGCTGCTGGCGGCCTTTGCCCCGGCGCAGCGCACCCTGGCCAACCCGAACAATTCCTGGACGGCGTACAGCTACGACTCGCTGCTCAACCGCGTCCACCTGTATGCCCTGGCGCAGCGGGATCCGCGCGCCACCCCGGAGCAGGTGCAGGCCCGGCGCGATCAGGCGCTCTCCAGCCTGAGCAGCCGCGCGGCCATGGAAAACGAGTTTCAGGAGCTGCCCACCCTGGAGGCCGAAGCCGGCTACCGCATGGAGGAGCTGCGCGACCTGCTGCGCCGGGGCCGCCCAGCCGACACCGCCGAGGCGCTGGCCATCGCTCAGGCCCTGAATGCTGCGGCCCACATCCGCCTGAATGAGCTGCGGGGCGAACTGCTGCGCACCCTGAAGCTGATCAAGACCACCGTGGTGCTGACCGCCCTCCTGACCGGCCTGATCAGCACACTGCTGATTGCCCGGGCCCTGGCCGGCGCGCGGCAGGCCCAGCACGCCCGGCAGGCGCGCGAGGCCCAGCACAAAGAAGCCCTGGGCATGGCCGCCCACGAACTGCGCCGCCCCCTGCAGGCGCTGCTGCTGGCCACCGACGCGCTGCGCGGGCAGGACAACCTGCGCGCCCGGGAAAAGCTGCTGCGCATCATTGAGGAGCAGGCGGCGTTTCTGGCCGCCCGCACAGAGCTGGAGCGCCTGGACGGCATGTATGTGAACATCAGCCCCCGGCCCCAGTCCACCGATCTGGCCGCGCTGCTGACCGGGCTGGAAAGCGAACGGGTCCGGCTGCGGCGCCCAGCTGGGCCGGTGAACTGGACCGTGGACGGCGCCCAGGTGCGCCAGGTGGTGGAAAATCTGGTGGAAAACGCCCTGCGCTACTCGGCCGGGCCGGTGCTGGTGGTGCTGTGCGCGCCCACCGAGGCCGGCGGCCCCCAGATCCGGGTGCTGGACCGGGGCCCGGGCCTGCCCCCCGAACAGCGCGAGGCCGTGTTTGACCCGGGCCACCAGCGTCCCCGGGTCGCCAGCGGGCGCGGGCTGGGCCTGCCCCTGGCCCGCCGCCTGGCCCGCGCCAACGGTGCGGACCTGACCCTGCACGAGGCGCAGGGCGGGGGCCTGGAAGCCCGCGTGGAGTTCGGGAGGCGCTAA
- a CDS encoding type III pantothenate kinase: MPAFPLLAVDIGNTSTVLGLADETLTLTHTWRVRTNRDQLPDDLALQLQGLLTLAGAQPPRAAVLSSVAPPVGQNLALALRRHFGIQPFEVSATNLPDVRVELDIPDAVGADRLCNLFGAGKYLDRHEYAVVVDFGTSTNFDVIGRGRRFIGGVLATGAQVSADALFARAAKLPRIALEAPQTAIGKNTTHALQSGLVYGYAEMVDGLLRRIRAELPGPAVAVATGGFARTVEGLCREIDHYDDTLTLRGLVELWASR; the protein is encoded by the coding sequence GTGCCTGCGTTTCCCCTTCTGGCTGTGGATATTGGCAACACCAGCACCGTGCTGGGCCTGGCCGACGAGACCCTGACCCTGACCCACACCTGGCGGGTGCGCACCAACCGTGACCAGCTGCCCGACGACCTCGCGCTGCAGTTGCAGGGGCTGCTGACGCTGGCCGGCGCCCAGCCGCCGCGCGCCGCCGTGCTGAGCAGTGTGGCTCCGCCGGTGGGACAGAATCTGGCGCTGGCCCTGCGCCGTCACTTCGGCATTCAGCCCTTCGAGGTCAGCGCGACCAACCTTCCCGACGTGCGGGTGGAGCTGGACATCCCCGACGCTGTGGGGGCCGACCGCCTGTGTAACCTCTTTGGCGCCGGCAAATACCTGGACCGCCACGAGTACGCCGTGGTGGTGGATTTCGGCACCTCCACGAACTTTGATGTGATTGGCCGGGGCCGCCGCTTTATCGGGGGCGTGCTGGCCACCGGCGCGCAGGTGAGCGCCGACGCCCTGTTCGCCCGCGCGGCCAAGCTGCCGCGTATTGCCCTGGAAGCCCCGCAGACGGCCATAGGCAAGAACACCACGCACGCCCTGCAGTCGGGGCTGGTCTACGGCTACGCCGAGATGGTGGACGGTCTGCTGCGCCGTATCCGCGCCGAGTTACCGGGCCCCGCTGTGGCGGTGGCCACCGGCGGCTTTGCCCGCACCGTGGAGGGCCTGTGCCGCGAAATTGACCACTACGACGACACGCTGACCCTGCGCGGTCTGGTGGAACTCTGGGCCAGTCGCTAG
- a CDS encoding zinc-dependent alcohol dehydrogenase translates to MKAIVWQGTNKVGVETVPDPTLLLPTDAIVKITSTAICGSDLHLLDGFIPSMEKGDILGHEFMGEVVEVGREVRKLKVGDRVVVPFNIACGVCDPCRRGLFSACDNSNPNHRMTEAMYGGTSGGGLFGYSHMYGGYAGGQAQYVRVPFADVNPHKIETNLSDEQVLFLTDIFPTGYQAAEQCGIIPGRDVVAVFGAGPVGQFAARSAQMLGAAHVIVIDRVPERLAMAEAAGCQTINYEQDDVLLALREATGGRGPDHVIDAVGMEAHGHGPGALVDTAKQRLRLSFDRITALRWALLSCAKGGTVSLPGVYGGLIDKVPMGAAFAKGLTFKMGQTHTHRYVAPLLARIEARQIDPSFVITHRASLDEAPDLYKTFRDKHDGCIKVVLNPWA, encoded by the coding sequence ATGAAGGCGATTGTCTGGCAGGGCACCAACAAGGTGGGTGTGGAGACGGTCCCAGACCCCACCCTCCTGCTCCCCACCGACGCGATTGTCAAGATCACCTCCACGGCCATCTGCGGCTCGGACCTGCACCTGCTGGACGGTTTCATCCCCAGCATGGAAAAAGGCGACATTCTGGGCCACGAGTTCATGGGCGAAGTGGTTGAGGTGGGCCGCGAGGTCAGGAAGCTCAAGGTGGGCGACCGCGTGGTGGTGCCGTTCAACATCGCCTGTGGGGTGTGTGATCCCTGCCGCCGGGGGCTGTTCAGCGCCTGCGACAACTCCAACCCCAACCACCGCATGACCGAAGCCATGTACGGCGGCACCAGCGGGGGCGGCCTGTTCGGGTACTCGCACATGTACGGCGGCTACGCTGGCGGGCAGGCCCAGTACGTCCGCGTGCCGTTTGCTGACGTGAACCCGCACAAGATCGAAACGAACCTCAGTGACGAGCAGGTGCTGTTCCTGACCGACATCTTTCCCACCGGCTACCAGGCTGCCGAACAGTGCGGCATCATTCCGGGCCGGGACGTGGTGGCGGTCTTCGGTGCCGGGCCTGTGGGCCAGTTCGCCGCCCGCAGCGCGCAGATGCTGGGCGCCGCCCACGTGATCGTGATTGACCGCGTGCCCGAACGCCTCGCCATGGCCGAGGCCGCCGGGTGCCAGACCATCAACTATGAGCAGGACGACGTACTGCTGGCCCTGCGGGAAGCCACAGGCGGGCGCGGCCCCGACCATGTGATTGACGCGGTGGGCATGGAAGCGCATGGCCACGGCCCCGGCGCCCTGGTCGACACCGCCAAGCAGCGGCTGCGCCTGAGCTTTGACCGTATTACGGCGCTGCGCTGGGCCCTGCTGAGCTGCGCCAAGGGTGGCACTGTCAGCCTGCCCGGCGTGTACGGCGGCCTGATTGACAAGGTGCCCATGGGCGCCGCCTTTGCCAAGGGCCTGACCTTCAAGATGGGTCAGACCCACACCCACCGCTACGTGGCCCCCCTGCTGGCCCGCATTGAGGCGCGCCAGATTGACCCCAGCTTCGTGATTACCCACCGCGCCTCCCTGGATGAGGCCCCGGACCTCTACAAGACTTTCCGCGACAAACACGACGGCTGCATCAAGGTGGTGCTGAACCCCTGGGCATAG
- a CDS encoding Txe/YoeB family addiction module toxin, with protein MKLSFTPNGWADYLWLQAHEPKLLRKLHRLLDECLRAPFEGTGKPEPLKHEYAGFWSRRLTAEHRLVYAVDDDALTVIACRSHYE; from the coding sequence GTGAAGCTGAGTTTTACGCCGAATGGCTGGGCCGACTATCTCTGGCTTCAGGCACACGAGCCCAAACTGCTGCGTAAGCTCCACCGCCTGCTGGACGAGTGCCTGCGAGCCCCCTTTGAAGGCACCGGCAAACCCGAACCGCTGAAACATGAGTACGCCGGCTTCTGGTCGCGCCGCCTCACCGCCGAGCACCGCCTTGTGTACGCCGTGGATGATGACGCCCTGACTGTCATCGCCTGCCGCTCACACTATGAGTAA
- a CDS encoding SDR family NAD(P)-dependent oxidoreductase, protein MRIPKRLLLLGAAGALAARRALRAPYDLTGKAVLITGGSRGLGLALAQEFLARGARVTLMARTEADLKRAQAGLKAGERVSIVTGNVAVPADAARAVQATVQAHGRLDVLVNNAGIIQLGPVANATEEDFRTAMEVNAFGPLRLIRAALPHLRGGGRVLIVSSLGGKVAIPHLTPYVMSKFASAGLGQALRAELAPEGVAVTTVLPGLMRTGSPLNAPVKGQPRKEYALFATLAASPLVSLDAHEAARRVVNALVRGDVEAMIGGPALILRTAQALAPQLTADLLRLGHRALPGPGPSDAMVEGRAVESALTRANPIKRSAEEEFNQRGAHGHAPGGDLN, encoded by the coding sequence ATGCGAATCCCGAAACGACTGCTGCTGCTGGGGGCCGCCGGTGCTCTGGCCGCCCGGCGTGCCCTGAGGGCCCCCTATGACCTGACCGGCAAGGCCGTGCTGATCACGGGCGGCTCGCGCGGGCTGGGGCTGGCGCTGGCCCAGGAATTCCTGGCCCGGGGTGCTCGCGTGACCCTGATGGCCCGCACCGAGGCCGACCTGAAGCGCGCGCAGGCCGGGCTGAAGGCGGGCGAGCGCGTGAGCATCGTGACCGGGAACGTGGCCGTGCCGGCAGACGCCGCGCGCGCGGTGCAGGCCACCGTGCAGGCCCACGGGCGCCTGGACGTGCTGGTGAACAACGCCGGAATCATTCAGCTGGGCCCGGTCGCCAACGCCACCGAGGAAGATTTCCGCACCGCCATGGAGGTCAACGCCTTCGGGCCGCTGCGCCTGATCCGCGCGGCGCTGCCGCACCTGCGCGGCGGGGGACGGGTGCTGATCGTGTCGTCGCTGGGGGGCAAGGTGGCCATTCCGCACCTCACGCCCTACGTCATGAGCAAATTCGCCTCGGCCGGGCTGGGACAGGCCCTGCGCGCCGAACTGGCCCCCGAGGGCGTGGCCGTGACCACAGTGCTGCCCGGTCTGATGCGCACCGGCAGCCCCCTGAACGCGCCGGTCAAGGGTCAGCCCCGCAAGGAGTACGCCCTGTTCGCCACCCTGGCCGCCTCGCCGCTGGTGTCGCTGGACGCCCACGAGGCCGCGCGGCGCGTTGTGAATGCCTTGGTGCGCGGCGACGTGGAAGCCATGATCGGCGGGCCCGCGCTGATTCTGCGCACCGCCCAGGCACTGGCGCCGCAGCTGACGGCCGACCTGCTGCGCCTGGGCCACCGCGCCCTGCCCGGCCCCGGGCCCAGCGACGCCATGGTGGAGGGCCGCGCGGTGGAAAGTGCCCTCACCCGCGCCAACCCCATCAAGCGCAGCGCCGAGGAGGAATTCAACCAGCGCGGCGCCCACGGCCACGCGCCGGGCGGCGATCTGAATTGA
- a CDS encoding S41 family peptidase, with the protein MGHAGGAGGPPTVDGRAVFDAAAQVLRTHYAGPAMGEIEARLAAQRRALLGRCAAAPCPLALGRAAVEAVVWSLDDPHTGVNWDAPALAQGAQQVTARRVWSGMLTDLRTPSTLQVVHVDHGGPAERAGLRPGDVVLAVNRRDDMAEAGLRASFLEEAEADQKPYVLRVRRGEQVLTVTVIPASWPAFAQPSLRWRGQVAVISVPNFVPGTGPAFNTLVTRAAAQGAAGLVVDLRWNGGGSAVDCLAAAQSLAGDRVNLVGVGRSGRPLPAWRTTPEAQAARARVRTPWVGPLALLVSARTASCGELLAYFGQRAGGMVVGQPTRGLMSSGTRAHDLPGGGLLFVSDVRPTLDGRVRLPGRVVPDCLLPDDAELSSQGRDTALEEALRVARGTKNCAGPRGSGR; encoded by the coding sequence TTGGGCCACGCGGGCGGAGCGGGCGGGCCGCCCACAGTGGACGGACGGGCAGTCTTTGACGCGGCTGCCCAGGTGCTGCGCACCCACTATGCCGGTCCAGCCATGGGTGAAATAGAAGCCCGACTGGCGGCCCAGCGGCGCGCCCTGCTGGGGCGGTGCGCGGCGGCGCCGTGTCCCCTGGCGCTGGGCCGCGCCGCTGTGGAGGCCGTGGTGTGGAGTCTGGATGACCCGCACACAGGGGTCAACTGGGACGCGCCCGCCCTGGCGCAGGGCGCGCAGCAGGTGACGGCGCGCCGCGTCTGGAGCGGCATGCTGACCGACCTCCGGACCCCCAGCACGCTGCAGGTCGTGCATGTGGATCACGGCGGCCCGGCAGAGCGCGCGGGCCTGCGCCCCGGGGATGTGGTGCTGGCCGTGAACCGCCGCGACGACATGGCAGAGGCGGGCCTGCGCGCGTCCTTTCTGGAAGAGGCGGAGGCCGACCAGAAGCCCTACGTCCTGCGCGTGCGCCGGGGTGAACAGGTGCTCACCGTGACGGTCATTCCGGCGTCCTGGCCCGCCTTTGCTCAGCCCAGTCTGCGCTGGCGCGGCCAGGTCGCGGTGATCAGTGTGCCCAATTTTGTTCCCGGCACCGGGCCGGCCTTCAACACACTGGTGACCCGCGCGGCGGCCCAGGGCGCGGCCGGCCTGGTTGTGGATCTGCGCTGGAACGGGGGCGGCAGCGCTGTGGACTGCCTGGCGGCGGCGCAGTCACTGGCGGGGGACCGGGTCAATCTGGTTGGGGTGGGGCGAAGCGGCCGGCCGCTGCCAGCGTGGCGCACCACTCCCGAAGCGCAGGCCGCCCGCGCCCGCGTTCGCACCCCCTGGGTGGGGCCCCTGGCCCTGCTGGTCTCGGCCAGGACCGCGTCCTGCGGGGAGCTGCTGGCGTATTTTGGGCAGCGCGCCGGCGGAATGGTCGTGGGCCAGCCCACCAGGGGGCTGATGTCCAGTGGAACGCGCGCCCATGACCTGCCCGGAGGCGGCCTGCTGTTCGTCTCAGATGTTCGGCCCACGCTGGACGGTCGGGTCCGGTTGCCGGGCCGGGTCGTGCCGGATTGCCTCCTGCCGGACGATGCAGAGCTCAGCTCTCAGGGAAGGGACACCGCGCTGGAGGAAGCGCTGCGGGTGGCCCGGGGCACAAAGAATTGCGCGGGGCCCCGGGGCTCAGGGCGATGA
- the sufB gene encoding Fe-S cluster assembly protein SufB, giving the protein MTVNPEASEINTSYEYGWSNPEKYAIKAPKGLRRDVVEMISKAKDEPQWMLDFRLKALDIFLSKPMPEWGADLSGLNLDEIYYYIKPEGMNARSWDDVPEDVKNTFERLGIPEAERAALAGVGAQYESEMVYHNLKEEWEKLGVVFLSIEDGLKEYPELFREHFATIVPPEDNKFAAINSAVWSGGSFVYVPKGVKVDIPLQTYFRINAESSGQFERTLIIIDEGAQAHYIEGCTAPAYSSDSFHSGVIEIVVKEGARFRYSTIQNWSHNVYNLVTQRAAVYAGGVMEWVDGNLGSKVTMKYPACYLLEEGARGEVLSIAMAGRGQHQDAGAKIVHFAPNTSGTIVSKSISKDSGRSSYRGLVKIYEGARGSKTNVECDALLLDEEARTDTYPYIEIEEKDASVGHEATVSKINDDQILYLQSRGLSEDEAAGLIVRGFIEPIAKELPLEYAVELNRLIELEMEGSVG; this is encoded by the coding sequence ATGACCGTTAATCCTGAAGCGTCAGAGATCAACACCAGCTACGAATACGGCTGGAGCAACCCCGAGAAGTACGCCATCAAGGCCCCCAAGGGCCTGCGCCGCGACGTCGTCGAGATGATCAGTAAGGCCAAGGACGAGCCCCAGTGGATGCTGGACTTTCGCCTCAAGGCCCTGGACATCTTCCTGAGCAAGCCCATGCCCGAATGGGGCGCGGACCTCTCGGGGCTGAACCTCGACGAGATTTACTACTACATCAAGCCTGAAGGCATGAACGCCCGCTCCTGGGACGACGTGCCCGAGGACGTGAAGAACACCTTCGAGCGCCTGGGCATTCCCGAAGCCGAGCGCGCCGCGCTGGCCGGGGTGGGCGCGCAGTACGAGAGCGAGATGGTGTACCACAACCTCAAAGAGGAGTGGGAAAAGCTGGGCGTGGTCTTTCTGTCCATTGAGGACGGCCTGAAGGAATACCCCGAGCTGTTCCGCGAGCACTTCGCCACCATCGTGCCGCCCGAGGACAACAAGTTCGCGGCCATTAACAGCGCGGTCTGGAGCGGCGGCTCGTTCGTGTACGTGCCCAAGGGCGTGAAGGTGGATATTCCCCTGCAAACGTACTTCCGCATCAACGCGGAAAGCAGCGGCCAGTTCGAGCGCACCCTGATCATCATCGACGAGGGCGCGCAGGCCCACTACATTGAGGGCTGCACGGCCCCGGCGTACTCCAGCGACTCGTTCCACTCCGGCGTCATTGAGATTGTGGTGAAAGAAGGCGCCCGCTTCCGCTACTCCACCATTCAGAACTGGAGCCACAACGTCTACAACCTCGTGACCCAGCGCGCCGCCGTGTACGCGGGCGGCGTGATGGAATGGGTGGACGGCAACCTGGGCAGCAAGGTGACCATGAAGTACCCCGCCTGCTACCTGCTGGAAGAGGGCGCGCGGGGCGAGGTGCTGAGCATCGCCATGGCCGGCCGTGGCCAGCACCAGGACGCCGGCGCCAAGATTGTTCACTTTGCGCCCAATACCAGCGGCACCATCGTGTCCAAGAGCATCTCCAAGGACAGTGGCCGCTCCTCGTACCGTGGGCTGGTCAAGATCTACGAGGGCGCCAGGGGCTCCAAGACCAACGTGGAATGCGACGCGCTGCTGCTGGACGAGGAAGCGCGCACCGACACCTACCCCTACATTGAGATTGAGGAAAAGGACGCTTCTGTGGGCCACGAGGCGACCGTGTCCAAGATCAACGATGACCAGATTCTGTACCTGCAGAGCCGTGGTCTGAGTGAGGACGAGGCCGCCGGCCTGATCGTGCGCGGCTTCATTGAGCCGATTGCCAAGGAACTGCCGCTGGAATACGCGGTGGAGCTGAACCGCCTGATTGAGCTGGAAATGGAAGGCTCGGTCGGTTAA
- a CDS encoding type II toxin-antitoxin system Phd/YefM family antitoxin, whose product MTAYSLKFAQDNLERIARETVQNSDETIITLDSGEAVVLIPLDQYEAWKETQLLAHPANRRHLLESMEQYRQGRKVPQSLAALQAGAPE is encoded by the coding sequence ATGACGGCTTATTCCCTGAAGTTTGCCCAAGACAACCTGGAGCGGATTGCGCGGGAGACCGTGCAGAACAGTGATGAGACCATCATCACCCTGGACTCTGGCGAGGCCGTGGTCTTGATCCCTTTGGACCAGTACGAAGCCTGGAAGGAAACGCAGTTGCTGGCCCACCCGGCCAACCGCCGTCACCTGCTGGAATCCATGGAGCAGTACCGCCAGGGCCGCAAGGTTCCTCAGAGTCTGGCGGCCCTGCAGGCGGGCGCGCCGGAGTGA
- a CDS encoding molybdopterin-dependent oxidoreductase, producing the protein MRSASLRLLMCAALLGLGAQALRAPAALPFPYVGPARSALGPLPPPRSGERPLLNLRGKTTETLTLSQLRALPATRYNSTQPQLGQSFTYQGVPLRDLARRGGFAGRDLRVTAEDGFVATITASDYMTAPIMVAYEAGGKPIPTLKKGPLLIVFPPDPVRFPRRPYGSQWVWFVRSVGPR; encoded by the coding sequence GTGCGTTCTGCTTCCTTGCGCCTGCTGATGTGCGCCGCGCTGCTGGGTCTGGGCGCGCAGGCGCTCCGGGCGCCGGCGGCGCTGCCCTTTCCCTATGTGGGCCCCGCGCGCAGCGCCCTGGGCCCGCTGCCGCCGCCCCGGTCCGGCGAGCGCCCCCTGCTGAACCTGCGTGGCAAAACCACCGAAACGCTGACCCTCTCGCAACTGCGCGCCCTGCCGGCGACGCGCTATAACAGCACCCAGCCGCAACTGGGCCAGAGCTTTACCTACCAGGGCGTGCCGCTGCGCGACCTCGCGCGCCGGGGCGGCTTTGCGGGGCGCGACCTGCGTGTGACGGCCGAAGACGGCTTCGTGGCAACCATTACCGCCAGCGACTACATGACGGCGCCCATCATGGTGGCCTACGAGGCGGGCGGCAAACCCATTCCCACCCTGAAAAAAGGCCCCCTGCTGATCGTGTTTCCCCCCGACCCCGTGCGCTTTCCACGCCGGCCGTATGGCAGCCAGTGGGTGTGGTTCGTGCGCAGCGTTGGCCCGCGCTGA